TCATCTTATCCTTCATTGTTTTGTTGGTGTAAGTATCAccattattttatttctttcatttGCTGTTTCAGATGACCTTTTAATTTCCACATGTCATTAGAGAAGGTCAAAAGAATCTCACACCTTTAGAAAAAAGTTTTCACATTGACATTTTCCCTCAAAGTGATGCTTGGGTTTAGCATTTCCAATTTTTATCTTCAATATGCAAAAATACATATCCAGTCTTCTCATAAAGAGGCATTTTCAGTTGCTAATTAGTCATCTTGATCCTGTTAAGATGTTGTGATCCTCAATTTAAAATCTTGAAATTACAGGACATTATTTTTAGATTCAAGGAGAGGAAACAGGGGACAGACACATTGCAATGGTCAGAGTTCCCAAAAAAGGTTGCTGTCCAAATGAACGATACTCATCCTACACTGGCAATTCCAGAGCTGATGCGACTGCTATTGGATGAGGAAGGTCTTGGGTGGGATGAGGCATGGGAAGTGACAACAAGGTCAATTATATTTCATGTTGTTTTTAGGATTTCTTCCTGAAGTTGGCACAcattcttctttcttctatGGCTACTCAGCTTGTTTGTAGTGCTTTTTGCACAAGGAGCTATAAAGTACTAACACATAATAATTGAACCAGGACGGTTGCTTATACTAATCACACAGTCCTTCCTGAAGCACTTGAGAAATGGTCACAAGCCGTAATGTGGAAGCTTCTCCCTCgccatatgcaaataatagaaGAAATTGACAAAAGAGTAATATTTCTcaccttttttatttgttctGTTTATACTAAAGTTGTTATCTTCTAATGTACATTATTGCATCCTGGCAGTTCATTGCTATGGTACGTGCTACACGAAGTGATCTTGAGAGCAAAATTCCCAGCTTGTGCGTCTTGGATAACAATCCCCAAAAGCCTGTAGTGCGAATGGCAAATTTATGTGTGGTGTCTGCACATACGGTAAGACATCTATTTGGGGAAATTTACAAGCATCTCCTATAGCTTATTTTGAGCTGTCTTCAACGTAAACATACGGTAACCTGATATGGTTATCAGAAATCTTCCAGCTTCCTTCAATAAACTATTATGAAAGGCAACTTATTCCGTTTTCCCCAAAGAAAAAGGGGTTAGGAGGGCAAGCAAGAGATTGTATGCAATAGTGAATACAGAGTCTAAGACTGTAAGGTACAGTCCACCGTGTACGTTGGTGAGACTTGAACTCAAGCTTTGAACGAGAAGCAAGTTCTTCCCAGGAAGACACCCAATGGCAGTCTGCATAAGTGCATATTTTGACTATTCTATTTTATCTCAGAGTCCTATCTTTATTAGTAAAATTTAACGACGcttgaatatatacatatattctgctttccttttctttttccctccCACAATATAAGAACCCCTTATTTCCACATTTGAGCTGTTGAGTGTTGACTTCGAGAATCTCATTGCTTTCCGTGTCATTGTAGGTTAATGGTGTTGCCCAATTGCACAGtgatattttaaaaaatgagtTATTTGTAGACTATGTCTCTATATGGCCAACAAAgttccaaaacaaaaccaatgGGATTACTCCTCGCCGGTGGCTTCGGTTTTGCAGTCCTGAGCTCAGTAATATAATCACCAAATGGTTAAAAACGGATGAATGGGTTACCAACCTGGACCTACTTGTAGGTCTTCGAAAGGTATGCATCTCACATATTATGGAATTGTTTGTCCTTGTCAGATCGTTCCTGCAGTTGAAATATTAAAAGTCAGTATGTTTACTCCAACAGTTTGCTGATGATTCAAAATTACAAGAAGAATGGGCGTCTGCCAAGATGGCCAATAAGAAGCGTTTGGCGCAGTACATAGAGCATGTGGCAGGTGTCAAGATTGACCCAAACACTCTATTTGACATACAAGTGAAGCGTATCCATGAATATAAGAGACAGTTGCTGAATATTCTGGGCGCAGTTTATCGGTACAAGAAGTTAAAGGTATAAAAGGCTTCTCCTTGTTACTTGACTATATAGTTATATGAAACAATCAACATTGCTTAGTGATACTACCCATTATATGAACCTTTATGCTCTTTGAACTTGGATTTCTGTGTACATCTCTTTCAATTTGTTCGTAATGGTGTTGCACCCGCTAAGTacatcaaataaataatttttcaatCAATTTCTTTCTGCTTTTGGTTGTTATTCTCGAGccttaaaattataatttgcAAGCAGTGTTCAACGGATTTCTTTTTTAAGGTTATATAtcgttttttcaagtttatgcATGATTTTGAGAACTTGCTTGGAACTGAACTGTGGCAGGAGATGAGCCCTGAAGATCGGAAGAAGACAACTCCACGCACTATCATGATTGGAGGAAAAGCATTTGCAACATATACAAATGCAAAAAGAATAGTCAAGCTGGTAGATGATGTCGGTGCTGTGGTCAACAATGATCCTGATATCAATAGTTACTTGAAGGttagtgaatatttttcaagCGTGCTTGCTTCAATTGGTTGATTCTGGCCTAATAACCATTAATGTTCAGGTTGTATTTGTTCCAAACTACAATGTATCTGTGGCCGAGATACTTATCCCAGGAAGTGAGCTGTCACAACATATCAGTACTGCAGGCATGGAGGCAAGTGGCACGAGCAACATGAAATTTGCTCTGAACGGCTGCCTCATAATCGGCACACTGGATGGGGCTAATGTGGAAATCCGTGAGGAAATTGGGGATGACAACTTTTTTCTCTTTGGTGCAACAGCTGATGAAGTCCCTAAGCTGCGCAAGGACAGAGAGAACGGCCTGGTATGAGGCTTCATTTTCTCTTTATTATATGTGTCACTTAGATCAATGCAAGTAGTATGAAAGCTCTGCATTCAATGTTCGTAAAGGTAGATGGCTTCTTATCGTCGTTACAAAATGGTATTGAATCATGAAGCTTTTCGGGAGAACTTGCCAAAGCCTGAGCAATATTAGTTCTAAGTTGGAGCAACAGGGCTATCAGGATTTCGATAAAAAGACTAGTTATAATAAGTTTCTAAATCTATGGATACCAAATAGTTCGATGACTGTTAATTATCTATTCAAGGTATCCAATATAATAGTTCCCAGAAAGGGGTTCCTTAAACTAATCAATGATGTGAATTTCTTACATCCAGCTGAAAGTTAAATTTATCTTTTGTGCATACCGGTGAACGAGCACAAGTCTTTCTTATATGACTTTTTTCTCTTCTTGTAAATCATGCAGTTCAAACCCGATCCTCGGTTTGAAGAAGCCAAGCAGTTTGTTAGGAGTGGAGCATTTGGGAGCTACGATTACAATCCACTTCTTGACTCTCTGGAGGGGAACACTGGTTATGGTCGTGGTGATTATTTTCTTGTTGGCCATGTTAGTGTAACTTGAATCAATGAGTGTTTTGATGTAGATGGAGCTGTACAGAAAAACAAACGATGAAAAAAAGGCTGGAGAAAACGAACGGTTTCTTGTTCTTTTCTCTGCAGAAACTTTACAGAGGAATATTTCTTCTTATATCAGAAAGGAGCACTAACTTGCTTTACATTAACTGAAGGTCCTTAACTTGGGACCACATAAACCACTACATTTCATCCTAGACACACATCTTTCTAATTTCATGGATCTATCaacacatggcactcatggccttttTACAAAACTAGACATTTACACTTTGCCTCATTCTGCACAAGTGGATACACCAATTtaaacaaacttattctaaaacTTTTCAACTCAAATACTTATAGTTCAACACTCCTCTTTAAGTTTTGAGCTGATTTCACACCAAGCATATCTCGAAGATAGTTGAACCGATCCTTGGACAAAGGTTTTGTGAAGATATCTGCTACCTGTTTTTCAGTGGGACAATACACCAAATCAATGATTCCTTCTTGCAGTGCATCCTTAATAAAGTGATACCTTCTATCAATGTACTTTGTCTTTTGATGGAACACAAAATTC
This window of the Malus domestica chromosome 03, GDT2T_hap1 genome carries:
- the LOC103427127 gene encoding alpha-glucan phosphorylase, H isozyme-like, which encodes MAPTAKSNGKTITDSAISSKIPATANPLAEEPSQIASNINYHAKFSPQFSPFKFEPEQAYYATADSVRDRLIQQWNETYLHFHKENPKQTYYLSMEYLQGRALTNAIGNLNVQTAYADALNKLGHQLEEITEQEKDAALGNGGLGRLASCFLDSMATLNLPAWGYGLRYRYGLFKQRIAEDGQEETAEDWLEKFSPWEVVRHDVMYPVRFFGRVHVNPDGSRKWVEGEVLQALAYDVPIPGYKTKNTISLRLWEAKASAEDFNLFQFNDGQYESAAQLHSRAQQICAVLYPGDATEEGKLLRLKQQFFLCSASLQDIIFRFKERKQGTDTLQWSEFPKKVAVQMNDTHPTLAIPELMRLLLDEEGLGWDEAWEVTTRTVAYTNHTVLPEALEKWSQAVMWKLLPRHMQIIEEIDKRFIAMVRATRSDLESKIPSLCVLDNNPQKPVVRMANLCVVSAHTVNGVAQLHSDILKNELFVDYVSIWPTKFQNKTNGITPRRWLRFCSPELSNIITKWLKTDEWVTNLDLLVGLRKFADDSKLQEEWASAKMANKKRLAQYIEHVAGVKIDPNTLFDIQVKRIHEYKRQLLNILGAVYRYKKLKEMSPEDRKKTTPRTIMIGGKAFATYTNAKRIVKLVDDVGAVVNNDPDINSYLKVVFVPNYNVSVAEILIPGSELSQHISTAGMEASGTSNMKFALNGCLIIGTLDGANVEIREEIGDDNFFLFGATADEVPKLRKDRENGLFKPDPRFEEAKQFVRSGAFGSYDYNPLLDSLEGNTGYGRGDYFLVGHDFAQYMDAQAKVDEAYKDRKRWLKMSILSTAGSGKFSSDRTIAQYAKEIWNIEECRVP